TTCAAGCAACGTTTTCGCTCAGTCCTTTTTGTAGCTGAAAAGGGAAAAGGCAAAGTTGTGGGGTTTGCGCTTTTGCTTCATGAGCCCGTGATCGGTTTCACTTATCTTGACTGGATTGCCATGGAAACCGGACGTGGCGGTTCCGGCATGGGCGGCGCTCTTTATGAACAGATTCGCAAGGAATCAGTGGCCCTTAAAGTAAAGGGCCTTTTTTTCGAATGTCTGCCTGATGATGAAAAGGAATGTTCAGATAAAAATCTGCTTAAAGAAAATCGGGCACGGCTTCGTTTTTATGAACAGTATGGGGCAAGGCCATTAATAAATACTGGCTATGAGCTTCCGGTTAACCCCGGTGATAGTTGCATGCCGTACCTGGTTTATGACGGACTAAAAGAGCAGAAACCACCACATCGTGCTTTTGCACGTAAGGTGGTGCGGGCAATTTTGGAACGTAAATATGCAGAGTTATGCCCGGCAGAATATGTTACGAAAGTGGTCGATGGGTTCCGGGAAAATCCGGTTTCTTTACGAGAATTTCGCTATGTCAAGCCCGATGCCGTTGTCAATAATGTTGATGCTTTGGACTTTGAACATATTGCCCTGGTCATTAATGATAAGCACGATATTCATCATATAAGCGATAGAGGGTATGTCGAATCTCCTGTTCGCATAAAAAATATTGTCTCTGAGCTCGATAAAAGCGGTCTTTTTAGTAAAATTAACCCTCAAGCCTTTCCTGAGAGACATATCCACGAAGTTCATGCCCCTGACTTTGTTAACTACCTTAAGCGTGCTTGTAATGAGGTTCCTGAGGGGAAATCTCTCTATCCCTATATCTTTCCAATTCGAAATAAGACCCGCCCCCCGAAGGAACCATCAGTTCTCAGCGGGTATTACTGTTTCGATACTTTTACACCAATTAACAAAAATGCCTACCTGGCGGCCCGCCGAGCTGTGGACTGTGCTCTTACCGCTGCCCAGGAAGTTCTTAATGGCAGGAGACTTGCCTATGCCCTGGTAAGGCCTCCGGGGCATCATGCCGAAAACAGTGTGTTTGGTGGATTCTGCTACTTTAACAACAACGCCGTTGCCGCCCAATATTTGAGTCAATATGGCAAAGTAGCCATTCTCGATATCGATTATCATCATGGCAACGGACAGCAGGATATATTTTACCGTCGTTCGGATATCCTGACTATTTCGTTGCACGGTCACCCAAGTTTTGCGTATCCGTATTTTGCTGGTTTTGCCGAAGAGACAGGCGAGGGAGAGGGTGAAGGGTTTAATCTCAATTTACCTTTGCCGGAAAAACTCGACGGCGAAGGGTATCGCAAGGCCCTGGTTAAGGCACTTAATCGTATTGAAGCCTTTCATCCAGCTTTTCTGGTTGTTGCTCTTGGCCTTGATCCTGCCAAGGGTGATCCGACCGGCACCTGGAATCTTTTAGCTCGTGATTTTCGAATTAATGGTGAGGTGATTGGTTCTCTTGGGTTGCCCACCGTAGTCGTTCAGGAAGGTGGCTATCGTACGGCAACATTGGGAAAAAATGCGCGCTCTTTTTTCTCTGGCCTTAGTGATGCCGTCCGTAAATGGGCCAACTCCAAACATGAACAGAAAAACAAGCTGCATGGTCTTAAATTACGCTATGAAATTGCAGCAGAAGATTGCCAGCGCCTTAAGCAGATCGTCGCCTCGACAGGATTCTTTCATGACGATGAAGTCGAACTGGCTGTAGAACTCGCGGAGGAGAGGCTGTCGAAGGGTGATGCCAGCGGTTATTTCTTCGTGTTAGCTGAACATTATGGGCGTGTTGTTGGATACACCTGTTATGGCCCAATTCCATGCACAAAAAACAGTTATGACCTTTACTGGATAGCTGTTCATCCAGACTACCAGGGAAGGGGAGTTGGGAACCAGCTAATGCAGAACACAGAGCGTAATATTAAAAAAAATGGTGGTGAGCGGATCTATATTGATACCTCTCAGCGCCCCCAATATATATCCACTCGAACCTTTTATGAACGATTCGGCTACCATCTTGAGACCATATTGGCTGATTTTTACGGCCCCGATGATGGCAAAGTCATCTATTGTAAGAAATTGGTAAAATAACATCCTCCGTTCTTGGCTTACTCTATAAGCTTCTTGTCTTATTCACTATATGCTTCACTTGAAGTCGTCCGAATTCGCTCATGATTTTACAATAATTATGCACCTTGACTTGCATCCCAGTTGAGAATACAAATGAATATACTATTGAGACTCAAAAAGGAGGTCTTTTTATGAAATTCCTGAGTGTGCGTGACTTAAAGGGAAAATCTTCTCAAATATGGAAGGAGTTGCCTGAAGAAAAAGAGATGGTTCTGACCAGCAATGGGAGGCCCATCGCAATTCTTAGCTCCATAAATGAAGATAATTTAGAACAGGTATTGTCGGCATTTAGACGGGCTCGCGCCATAGAAGCTGTGGCAGCGCTTCAATATAAATCAGCCGTCAAAGGCACTAGCAATCTCACAATGAAAGAAATTGACAAAGAAATCATAGCTGTTCGAAAACAGAGAAAAAAATGAAAATCGTCTTGGATACGAACGTTCTGGTTTCCGGCCTGCTCACCCCATTTGGGACGAGTGGTGAAATCATAAGGATGGTTTCATCGGGGCAACTTGTTTTATGCTACGATGCGAGGGTTTTGGCAGAATATAGAGATGTTCTTCTTCGTCCCCGCTTTCAGTTCGACCCTGAGCATATTTCCGCACTGCTTGATTACATACAACATGCTGGTCAAGTCTATCCAACCCAACCATTACCAAATCCATTACCTGATCAAGATGACGAGCCATTTTTAGAAGTAGCCATTGCAGGAAAGGTATCTTGTCTGGGCACAGGTAATAAAGCGCATTTTCCAAAAAGTTATTTGCAAGGTATGAAGCTTTTTTCTCCCACCGATTTTCTCAAATACTATAGAGGGAAAAAGGAAGATACAGAACAATTGCATTGAGAGGCCCTACCCCTGACCTCGTGCAGAAAAAAAATCCCGATCATCTTCCGCTCAGCTCAATGCGATGGTTCGCTTTTGTCTATATGTGATTTGGCATAGTTTCATGGAAAATAGGTTTTACGGTTTTCCAAGATTTTGAATCATGCGCTGCATGCCAAAGATCATAATTTTTTTTGCAGGTTCAGCCATAACTCAGGGGTGGTGTCGAAAGCACGAGATAACCTCAAGGCCATGTCAGGTGTAACAGCACCACGGCAGTTGATAATTTTAGATAGAGTCTTCCTCTTTTTATAACCCCCATTTTGACTACAAAAAAGGCGATATAAGGGGAGGAAACGAGCTCTTTTGACGAAAATATTTCGTGATATTAATCAGTTTATTGATTTGCTGGTTGATAAATATCATTAAAACACTATAATTGTGTATACATGTATAGCATTCGGAGGAAGAAACCATGTTAGCATTACGTTTACCCAAAGACATCGAACAACGGCTTGAGAGCCTGGCCAAAAAATCCGGCCGTTCAAAGTCGTTTTACGCGCGGGAGGCTATTCTTGAGCACTTAGACGATTTAGAGGCGACCTATCTTTCCTCTAAAATCCTTAACCGCGTCGACAGCGGAGTTGAGCAAACTTACACTCTTGACGAGTTGGAGAAGGAACTTGGCCTGGAAGGTTAAAGTTACGGAAACTGCAAAAAAACAGTTAGCCAAGCTTGACGTACAAACACAAAAAGAGATCATTCAATATATGAGAGAGAGAATCTCTACAATTGAAGACCCTCGCCGCTTTGGCGCAGCATTGCGACGTGAATTGACCGGTCGTTGGAAATATCGAGTCGGAGACTATCGGCTGATCTGCGAAATTCAAGAAGAGGACGTTGTTGTCCTCGTTTTAATGATCGGGCACCGATGTAAAATTTACGGCGGTCATTGATCTATGTTTCATGCCTTTCTCGGAATAAAACGGGGGCAGACCACGCTTTTACAGGCAAACTTATTGCTTACGCGGCCTCCGGGCAACTCCAGGTACCACTCGTCGCCCTAGTGCCTGTGCAATTTCTTTTTGGAATCGGTCATTGCCAAGAACAAAATTACCATTAGTAGCTTTGCGAATTTTATTTACCACACTAGACTCCAATTGATATCGAAATAATTCTCTGTAGGCTGTTTGTGTTTCTGACTTTTTTGCACCCAGCTGCCGGTAAAGAGTATGAGGTTTTGTGACCTTACAGATTTCTCCTTGAGCGTTAGCGCGGTAACTGGACCAAGGGTATTCGCCTGGGTGTTCACAACCAGCATGTGAAAAGATAATCGTCATCCGCAAAAAAAAACATGCTTGGCGATTGTTGCCTCGCTGAATGATGTGAAAAGGAACTCCGGAATATATAAGGCGTGCTCGTCTTGGCATGCTTTCTGTCAAGCCACAATTTCACATCGGCGCCAAGTAAAAAACCTGGTCTGTCCCATATTCTTTTCATATTCTTTTTTTGGAGCACAACGCAGGAAATAAGGCGCGGGCCGATGAACTTGCCGCATCATGGGCGAGATAGTACCGTCCGATTTTCATATTAACAACAAGAATGTGGGAAGTGCCCCTAGTTCACCTTCTTCTGTCACAAGTCACTGGATCGAGCGTTGATATTATACGTTCTATCAGCAAGCAGATATTTCCGAAGTTTTCTTTCGCTGCGCATAACATAAAGAATGTAGACTTTGTCTTGAGTATAGCGATAAAAAATACGGCAAGGCCCAACAATGACTTCACGGTATCTTGATTTCATCAATTCAAGAGGAACACGACCTGATTCAGGAAAATCCTCAAGGCGCTCAACGCTTGAAAATACTTTTTTTACCAAATATTTCGCAGCTCCAAGTTTATCAAGAGCAATATACTCAGCAATGTCATTGAGGTCAGCTAAAGCAGGCTCTGTCCAGATTATTTGAGCCATTTACTCAATTTTGCTTTTGCCTCATCATGACCACATGTTCTCTTTTCCAAGACAGCATTTTCTCCACGAGATAGTCCTTCTAAAATTTGCATGCGCCTTTGCATTAAATCATAGTCATTGGCGTCAATGAGATATGCAGATGGTTTACCATGCTCAGTTATTAAGACTGGTTCTTTGGTGTCATGTAATTCGGCTAATATCTTGGTAGCTTGGCGTTTTAGTGTTGTAACAATTTCTATTTTCATAATAGTGATACTATACTGTCACTTCCAGTCTTGCAAGTTTTTTTATCCGGGTTGTCAGACACGGTAGACTTGTAAAACGGGGACAGACCACGATTTCCCAGGCAATCTTGGCATAAATCGTGGTCCCCAATTGTTCCAATTGTTCCGATTGTTTCCAATTGAGTGGTGTGGAAGGTAAGTCATTTCAATAAAAGTAAAAACCCGTCCTGCTCAAAATGTCTATCCGCAGTAAAGGCACGCTGTAAACGCATGGACTTCATTACTACAAAGCTGGTGCAATCGGTCAATCCCCATTCTTTATCAGGACGGGAGCAGTAAAGTTTGTATGCCATTTCGGAAAGTTCAGGTGTGATCGTCACAAGATCAACAGCGGTAGATGTTTGAATGAAGTTGAGCAATTTGATGGCAACATCACGCAGAGGAGGGCGCGCCAGGGAGTTTGCGATTTCGACAGCGACAAAATTTGTGGTAATCAATTTGGTTTTTTGTTGGAGTAGTTGATCGCGTACAGCGCAGGCGGCTTTATGTAAATTGTCAGATTTGTTGACAAGCGCAAGCCAGGCAACTGTATCGACAAAGGTAGCGCTTGTCATTGCTTCGGTATCCCATACAGGTAATGGTCATGCTGCGAGGCGAGGTCGGTAATGCCGGTGTCTAGTGCCAGCGAATCAAGATCAGCAAGGGTGGCTGCCTGTTTTTTTTTCGATTTAGTTTTGACTGGCGTAAAGATTTCAGTTTTCAGAAAATGCACCATTTTCAATATTTTTTTTTGCGCATCAAGAGGTAATGCTTCGATCTCATGGCATAATTGTTGTTGGATGTTCATGTCGGGCTCCGTGTTTGTCTGTGTGCTCTGCTTCGCAAACAGAGATGAGGAGCCATCATTTGACCAAGCTGCCATCTCCGCTGTCTGTACAAAAGAATAGACCAAAAGGCACTGCAAAGTCAAACAGATTTTGCGGGGAACGGGAGTTGGGGCCGGTGCCTCTGGGGGCAGAGGTCTTGAAAGATAAG
The Desulfobulbaceae bacterium genome window above contains:
- a CDS encoding type II toxin-antitoxin system Phd/YefM family antitoxin, translating into MKIEIVTTLKRQATKILAELHDTKEPVLITEHGKPSAYLIDANDYDLMQRRMQILEGLSRGENAVLEKRTCGHDEAKAKLSKWLK
- a CDS encoding TraY domain-containing protein, which produces MLALRLPKDIEQRLESLAKKSGRSKSFYAREAILEHLDDLEATYLSSKILNRVDSGVEQTYTLDELEKELGLEG
- a CDS encoding type II toxin-antitoxin system VapC family toxin; the encoded protein is MTSATFVDTVAWLALVNKSDNLHKAACAVRDQLLQQKTKLITTNFVAVEIANSLARPPLRDVAIKLLNFIQTSTAVDLVTITPELSEMAYKLYCSRPDKEWGLTDCTSFVVMKSMRLQRAFTADRHFEQDGFLLLLK
- a CDS encoding type II toxin-antitoxin system Phd/YefM family antitoxin; the protein is MKFLSVRDLKGKSSQIWKELPEEKEMVLTSNGRPIAILSSINEDNLEQVLSAFRRARAIEAVAALQYKSAVKGTSNLTMKEIDKEIIAVRKQRKK
- a CDS encoding GNAT family N-acetyltransferase yields the protein MFRIRRIYDDILPGNQDSIGQVQDILRSRFNAVSAEEIESIGEKLRNPFKQRFRSVLFVAEKGKGKVVGFALLLHEPVIGFTYLDWIAMETGRGGSGMGGALYEQIRKESVALKVKGLFFECLPDDEKECSDKNLLKENRARLRFYEQYGARPLINTGYELPVNPGDSCMPYLVYDGLKEQKPPHRAFARKVVRAILERKYAELCPAEYVTKVVDGFRENPVSLREFRYVKPDAVVNNVDALDFEHIALVINDKHDIHHISDRGYVESPVRIKNIVSELDKSGLFSKINPQAFPERHIHEVHAPDFVNYLKRACNEVPEGKSLYPYIFPIRNKTRPPKEPSVLSGYYCFDTFTPINKNAYLAARRAVDCALTAAQEVLNGRRLAYALVRPPGHHAENSVFGGFCYFNNNAVAAQYLSQYGKVAILDIDYHHGNGQQDIFYRRSDILTISLHGHPSFAYPYFAGFAEETGEGEGEGFNLNLPLPEKLDGEGYRKALVKALNRIEAFHPAFLVVALGLDPAKGDPTGTWNLLARDFRINGEVIGSLGLPTVVVQEGGYRTATLGKNARSFFSGLSDAVRKWANSKHEQKNKLHGLKLRYEIAAEDCQRLKQIVASTGFFHDDEVELAVELAEERLSKGDASGYFFVLAEHYGRVVGYTCYGPIPCTKNSYDLYWIAVHPDYQGRGVGNQLMQNTERNIKKNGGERIYIDTSQRPQYISTRTFYERFGYHLETILADFYGPDDGKVIYCKKLVK
- a CDS encoding type II toxin-antitoxin system RelE/ParE family toxin, whose amino-acid sequence is MAWKVKVTETAKKQLAKLDVQTQKEIIQYMRERISTIEDPRRFGAALRRELTGRWKYRVGDYRLICEIQEEDVVVLVLMIGHRCKIYGGH
- a CDS encoding type II toxin-antitoxin system RelE/ParE family toxin, producing the protein MAQIIWTEPALADLNDIAEYIALDKLGAAKYLVKKVFSSVERLEDFPESGRVPLELMKSRYREVIVGPCRIFYRYTQDKVYILYVMRSERKLRKYLLADRTYNINARSSDL
- a CDS encoding putative toxin-antitoxin system toxin component, PIN family, whose amino-acid sequence is MKIVLDTNVLVSGLLTPFGTSGEIIRMVSSGQLVLCYDARVLAEYRDVLLRPRFQFDPEHISALLDYIQHAGQVYPTQPLPNPLPDQDDEPFLEVAIAGKVSCLGTGNKAHFPKSYLQGMKLFSPTDFLKYYRGKKEDTEQLH